The following DNA comes from Deltaproteobacteria bacterium.
TGGTTACAATGGTCAGCAGAACCACATCCTCTGCATTTTCTATTTTGAGAAGTTTCGTATCATTATCGTCTATCACTGGTCCATAGTCTGCTTTTGCGACAAATGGATTAATAACAACAAAGGAAATCGCGCCGTCATCAAGGGATTGAAACCACCAGAAGGGGTTCTCTTCATCCTTGATATGCAATATATATTTCTTCAGGTGTTCGAATCCAATGATCCCACCCCGCATTTCAATAATTTTGGTTTCATCCACATCGATCTCTCCGAAGCGAGTGGTAACTATATTCACGTTAAAAAACCTCCCTTATAGTCAATCTTCTTTTTTATCTTCCCTCAGCAAATTTTTCAAACCATCCCAGATATCAGGCAAGGTCTCTTTCTCCATACTCGCCACCTTTACCGCCTCGATATTCTGTTCTTTAATCAGATTGTATATTTCCTCCCGATGAATGGCAATATGCGTTGGCGCCTC
Coding sequences within:
- the fliW gene encoding flagellar assembly protein FliW; this encodes MNIVTTRFGEIDVDETKIIEMRGGIIGFEHLKKYILHIKDEENPFWWFQSLDDGAISFVVINPFVAKADYGPVIDDNDTKLLKIENAEDVVLLTIVTIRQTPFSASVNLRAPIVVNAKKKIAKQVILEDPAYPVRYYLTAVDSGDGASGAGDSEKQNDGEAASL
- the csrA gene encoding carbon storage regulator CsrA codes for the protein MLILTRKLGESITIGDDIKITFLETKGKQIRIGIEAPTHIAIHREEIYNLIKEQNIEAVKVASMEKETLPDIWDGLKNLLREDKKED